A section of the Flavobacterium sp. CG_23.5 genome encodes:
- the aceA gene encoding isocitrate lyase: MKTTETRIQELVADWITNPRWKGVERPYTAEEVIKLQGSYIIEHSVAKIGANNLWNKLNSQDFVAGLGALTGNQAIQEVEAGLDAIYLSGWQVAADANVAGEMYPDQSLYPANSVPLVVKRINNALLRADQIQVVNGTTDKKQYLVPIVADAEAGFGGNLNAFELMKSMIEAGAAGVHFEDQLSSAKKCGHLGGKVLVPTQEAINKLIAARLAADVMGTPTLIVARTDADAANLLTSDIDPRDAKFITGEKTGEGFFYVNCGVEQGIDRGLSYAPYADLIWMETSNPDLAYAKQFADAIHKEFPGKMLAYNCSPSFNWAAKLSVAEMETFREDLAAMGYKFQFITLAGFHALNTSMFELSKAYKERGMAGYSELQEREFALQKHGFKAVKHQGFVGTSYFDAVQNTVTTGKSSTTAMKDSTEVAQF; this comes from the coding sequence ATGAAAACAACAGAAACAAGAATTCAAGAATTAGTTGCAGACTGGATCACTAACCCAAGATGGAAAGGAGTAGAACGCCCTTATACTGCTGAGGAAGTTATCAAATTACAAGGGTCTTACATCATAGAGCACAGCGTCGCAAAAATTGGAGCTAACAACCTATGGAACAAACTTAATTCTCAAGATTTTGTAGCTGGACTTGGAGCATTAACAGGTAATCAAGCCATTCAAGAAGTTGAAGCAGGTCTTGATGCAATCTACTTAAGCGGATGGCAAGTTGCCGCTGATGCAAATGTTGCCGGCGAAATGTACCCAGACCAATCTTTATACCCTGCCAACAGTGTTCCATTGGTAGTAAAACGAATTAATAACGCACTTTTACGTGCCGATCAAATACAAGTTGTAAACGGCACAACCGATAAAAAACAATATTTAGTTCCTATCGTTGCCGATGCCGAAGCAGGTTTTGGAGGAAATTTAAATGCTTTTGAATTAATGAAATCGATGATTGAAGCAGGTGCTGCTGGTGTTCACTTCGAAGATCAATTGAGTTCAGCAAAAAAATGCGGTCACTTAGGCGGAAAAGTATTAGTTCCTACTCAAGAAGCAATCAACAAACTGATCGCAGCAAGACTAGCAGCAGATGTTATGGGAACTCCAACTTTAATTGTTGCCCGTACCGATGCTGATGCTGCCAATTTATTAACAAGCGACATTGATCCCAGAGACGCAAAATTCATTACAGGTGAGAAAACAGGAGAAGGATTTTTCTATGTAAATTGTGGAGTAGAACAAGGAATTGACAGAGGATTAAGCTATGCGCCTTATGCTGATTTGATTTGGATGGAAACCAGTAATCCTGATTTGGCTTACGCCAAACAATTTGCAGATGCGATTCACAAAGAATTCCCGGGTAAAATGTTAGCGTATAACTGTTCTCCATCTTTCAACTGGGCTGCAAAATTATCTGTTGCCGAAATGGAAACGTTCAGAGAAGACCTTGCTGCAATGGGTTACAAATTTCAATTCATCACTCTTGCTGGATTTCACGCCTTAAACACAAGCATGTTCGAATTGTCAAAAGCGTATAAAGAAAGAGGTATGGCTGGTTATTCTGAATTGCAAGAAAGAGAATTTGCATTGCAGAAACACGGTTTCAAAGCCGTAAAACATCAAGGTTTTGTGGGAACATCTTATTTTGATGCCGTTCAAAATACGGTTACCACAGGAAAATCATCTACAACAGCCATGAAAGATTCTACTGAAGTAGCACAGTTTTAA